In the genome of Natronomonas salina, the window GGTCGCCGGCTGGGGCGACGGCGTCCCGGGCGTCCAGCTCAACCGGATGTGCGGCTCCGGCCAGCAGGCCATCAACTTCGCCGCCGGCCAGGTCGCCGCCGGCCACCACGACGTCATCATCGCCGGCGGCGTCGAGCACATGACCCGCGTCCCGATGGGCTCGGACGGCCAGAGCGTCACGGACACCTACTTCGAGTACTTCGACGAGCTCACGACGCAGGGGGAGGGCGCCGAGCGCATCGCCGAGGAGTACGGCTTCTCCCGGGAGTACCTCGACGAACTCGCCGCGGAGTCGCAGTCCCGCTGGGGCGAGGCCGCCGAGGCCGGCAAGTACGACGACCAGGTCGTCCCCGTCGAGACCGACCTCGAGGGCGACTCGGTCACCGTCGAGGAGGACGAGCACCCGCGGCCGAGCACGACCGTCGAGAAGCTCTCGCAGCTCCCACCGTCCTTCCGGAGCCCGGAGAACGGTTACCACCACGCCGGGAACTCCTCGGGTATCGTCGACGGCTCGGGCGGTCTGCTGATCGCCAGCGAGGAGGCCGCCGAGGAACACGGCTGGGACCCGATGGCCCGCATCGTCGACAGCCACGTCGTCGGCGTCGACCCGATCACGATGCTCACCGGGCCGATCCCCGCGACGAAGGAGATCCTCGAGCAGAACGACATGTCGATCGACGACATCGACCGCTTCGAGGTCAACGAGGCCTTCGCCGCCGTCGTCGCCGCCTGGCTCGAGGAGACCGGCGCCGACTGGGAGGACACCAACGTCTGGGGCGGCGCCATCGCCCACGGGCACCCCCTCGGCGCGACCGGCAGCGCGCTCGTCGGCAAGCTCCCCTACCAGCTCGAGGAGTGCGACGGTCAGTACGGCCTCTCGACGATGTGCATCGGCTTCGGCCAGGGCATCGCGACGATCATCGAGCGGCTGTAACGGTCGACCCGAACGTACAGTTCTGCCTCTTTTCGCGCCGGGACCCCACCATACCGTTAAGCGCGTCCCCGACGTACTGACGGCGATGACCACCCACTCCATCGACCCCGCGGACGACGGGTCCACCGCGGCCGCCGTCGACGAGGACGACCTGCGCGAGCGGATCACCGTCTTCCTCCAGCGGAACTTCCCGCAGATCGAGATGCACGGCGGCAGCGCGGCCATCCAGCACCTCGACCTGGAGGCGGGGAGCGTCCGTATCCGTCTCGGCGGCGCCTGCTCCGGCTGCGGTATCTCGCCGATGACGACCCAGGCGCTGAAGACGCGGCTCGTCCAGGAGATTCCGGAGATATCCGCGGTCGAGACCGAGACCGGCGTCGGCGACGAGGGGACGCCGCAGGGGTTCGACGCCGACGACGTGCCGTTCTAGCGGCGCTGCCGCCGTTCGGCGCCGCGCTGCTCGCGGTCCATCTGGTTCGGCGCGTCGTGCTCCCGCCACTGTGACGGCTCCGACTGCTGGTCGCGACTCTGGTGGCGCGCCTGCTCGCGAGCCTGTCCCTGCTGGGTGCCGCCGTGGTTCTGCTGGCTGCCGTGTCCCTGCTGCTGCGTGCCGTGGCCGTGCTGCTGATTTCCGTGACCGTGCTGACGACCGCCGTATCCGGACTGGCGGCCACCCTGCTGCTGCTGGTTTCCGTACTGCTGCCTCTCCGAGCTCTGCTGCTGGCTCCCCCGACTGATGCCTGACTGGCCGCCGCGCTGCCCCTGGTCGCGCTGCTGGCCCTGCTGTTGTCCCCTCTGCTGGTTCTGCTGGTTCTGCTGCCGTCCACCTTGCTGGTGCTGCTGGCCTCGCTGATCGTGGCCGCCCCGCTGGCCGCCGGATCGCTGACGGTTCTGTCCGCCGCGTTGCTGGTCACGGTTCCGGTCCGGCTGTCCCGGCTGCCCCTGCTGGTACTGGCCCTCCTGCCGGCGACCACCCTGGGTGTAGCCGCCGGGCTGTCCGCGACCGGACTGGTTGCCGCCTTGCTGGCTGTGGCCACCGCTCTGGTGCTGCTGCCCCTGTCGCTGGCCCTGTTGTTGGTCCCGGCCCTGCTGTCCTCGTCGACCCTGGCGCTGCTGGTGCTGACCTTGCTGACCGCCCGCGTGCTGCTGGTTCCGCTGTTGACCGTACTGCTGGTTCTGCTGACGAGACTGCTGGCCTCCGTGCTGACGGTCGTGGCCCTGTCCTCGTCCCTGCGGTCCGCCGTGGCCTCGCTGACTTCCCTGTCCCTGCTGACCCTGCTCGTGGGTCCGTTGCTGCGTCCACTGGCCTCGGCGTTCGCCCTGCTGGTCGTTTCGGTGGCGCTGCTGGTCGTCGTCCCGTCCGGTGTCTCTGCCCTGATTGTGTGTATGTCGTGCCATGGTATCGTAGGGTTCTCCGGCCGGCGGTCGGTTCGCGGCACTCCCCGGACTGCTCGACCCGGAGAGTCGACGCCTGACGGCGGAGTGGGTTCTGCCTGCGTGTGCAACGGTAGCACGGTCCGGCCAGGGAACGGCTGCGGCCCCGTTCGGGGTGGCTATTTACCCTCCCGCGCCAACGCCCGGGTATGCAGGAGACGCGACGCCGGGTGCTGGAGGGGCTGGCCGACGGCCCCGTCTCGGGCCCGGACCTGGCCGACCGACTCGAGGTCTCGCGCGCCGCCGTCTGGAAGCACGTCGAGGCGCTCCGCGAGGCGGGCTTCGCGGTCGAGAGCCGCGACGACGGCTACGTCCTGGCCGGCGTCCCGGAGTTCGGCGGCGCGGCCGTCGAGTTCGGGCTGGACGCGCCCTTCGAGGTGGAGTTCCACGACAGCATCGGGAGCACGAACGACCGGGCGCGCGCACTGGCCGGCGAGGGCGCCGCGGACGTCGTCGTCCTGGCGGACGAGCAGACCGGCGCGCGCGGCCGCCTGGACCGCGCGTGGTCCTCGCCGTCGGGCGGCGTCTGGCTGAGCATCGTCTGCCGGCCGGACCTCCCGCCGGCGCAGGTCCCCGTCTACACGCTCGCGGCGGCCGTCGCGACCACCGAGGCCGTCCGCGAGGTCGGCGTCGACGCGGGGATCAAGTGGCCGAACGACGTTCTGGTGGGTGACGACGAGAAGAAGCTCGTCGGCATCCTCACGGAGATGGAGGGGGAGGCCGACCGGGTCTCGTGGGTGGTCGTCGGCATCGGGCTGAACGCGAACGTCGACGCCGACGAGGTCCCGGAGACGGCGACGACGATCGGAGAACAGGTGGGTGACGTCGACCGCGCCGACCTGACGCGGCGCATCCTCGAGCGATTCGACGAGCTGCGGGCCGACCCCGAGAGCGTCCTGCCGGCGTGGCGCGACCTCGCCACCACGCTCGGTCGGCGGGTCCGCGTCGAGACGCCCGGCGGGGAGGTCGTCGGCGAGGCCGTCGACGTGGAGTTCCCGGGCACGCTCGTCGTCGCGACCGACGACGGCGAGAAGCGGGTCTCGGCCGGCGACTGCGAGCACCTCCGCCCCGCCTGATTACTCGAGGGTCTCGCTCCGCTCCGACCCTCGCTACTCGAGTATCTCGGTGGCTCCCGGGTCTGCCCGCGCCGGTTTCTGTCGTTCGTCGCCCGGCAGGGCCTCCTCACGCTGGAGGTCGGCCTCCCGGGCGTCCTCGTCCGTCGCGCCGACGCGGACCGTCAACACGGGGACCTCCGAGGAGCGGACGACCCGCTCGGCGACGCTGCCGAGCAGCAGGCGGTTGAGCCCGCCGCGACCGTGGGTGCCCATCACGATCAGGTCGCAGCCCTCCTCGGTGGCGTAGTCGACGATCTCGCGGCTCGGCGGCCCCTCCCGCATCGCGGTGACGACCCGATCGGCCCGCGAGCGCTCCTCGGCGGCGCGGAGGGCGTCCTCGCCCTCGTCGCGCAGCATGGTCGTGACGCTCTCCCAGGAGGTCTCCATGGGGAGGTTGGCGAAGCTGGCCGTGTTGACGACGTAGAGGAAGTGCACGGCGGCGTCGTGGGCGTCGGCGAGGTCCGAGGCGTGGTCGATGACCCGCGACATGCCGGCCGACCCGTCCGTCGGAACGAGGATACAGTTGTACATTGTCACCACACGACACGGTCTTGGGCGTACCCGCACAAACACCTTTCGACCGTTTTACACACGAGACGGGGGAGAGACGGCGGCTTCAGGGCGAGATGACGTCCGCGACGTCGTCCACTCCGGCGCGGCGGACCACGGCCCGGACGGGGTCGCGGACGCCGGCGAGGTTGTCGGAGTCGCCGTCGAGTACCAGCAGCCGGGCCTCGCGACCCGGCTCGATCACGCCGCAGTTCAGGCCGGCGATCTCGGCGCCGGCCCGCGTCGCCATCCGGAGCACCTCGGGGGCGGTCACGTCGCAGAGCTTCGCGGTGAACTCCATCTCCCGGAACATCGAGGGGCTGTTGAGCATCACGTTGTCCGTCCCGAGGGCGACGGTCGTCCGCTCCAGCAGGTCGGCCACCGGCGGGACCCCGACGCCCGTCACGAGGTTCGAGCGCGGGCAGACCGCGATCGGCGTATCGCTGTCCTCGACGCGCTCCAGGTGGATCTCCTCGGCGTGGACCATGTGGACGAGGAAGTCGGGCTCGAGGTCCAGCGCGGAGTTGATGTCGTGGGCGTCGCGCTCGCCGGCGTGGATGCCGAAGGGCTTGCCCGCCTCGTGGGCGGCCTTCCGCTCCGCCGAGAAGTCGGCGTCGCGGGCGCCGCTGGCGCCGAAGCCGTCGGCGACGTCCAGCACCTCGACCTCCTCGCGGCCGAAGACGACCGGCTCGACGTCGAGGTTGCCCGCGGCGTCCAGCAGCGCCTCCACGCCCGCGACGCCGCCCTCGCGGAACTCGAGGAAGGCGGTCGTCCCGCCGGCCTCCATGAACTCCAGCGACCGCTGCATCGACTCGACGAGTTCCTCCCTGGAGGCCTCCTCGAGCAGCCGGTGCTTCAGGCCGTCCGGCGGCGCGACGAGTTCGTCCAGCGAGAGGCCGCGGCCGGCCTCCTTGGCGATCGAGTCGCCGACGTGGGTGTGGGCGTTGACGAACGCCGGACAGATGATGTCGGTCGAGGCCGTGGCCGTCTCCTCGACCTCGACGATCTCACCGTCCTCGACGACGACACGGCCCTCGACCGGTTCGTAGTCCTCGCCCGCGAGTATCGTCCCCGGGAGTTCCATGCCGGTGACCTGGGGTGCGGTGCGTAAAACCCGTTCGCGTTGCAGCCGGCATGCACCTGCCGGCCCGTCGCCTTTCCTCCTCGCCGCGCCAGCTAGGGTATGCCCGAACTCGGTTACGCCTGCCTGAGCGAGCAGCACGAGCCCGACGAGATGGTCGAGTACGTCGCCGACGCCGAGCGCCGCGGCGTCGACTACGCGATGGTCTCCGACCACTACCACCCCTGGACCACCGCGCAGGGCGAGAGCCCGTTCGTCTGGGGCGTCCTCGGCGCCATCGCCCACGGGACCGAGCGCATCCCGGTCGGGACGGCCGTCACCGCGCCGATCATCCGCATCCACCCCGCCGTCGTCGCCCAGGCCGCCGCGACCGCCGCCACCCAGCTCGACGGTCGGTTCATCTTCGGCGTCGGCACCGGCGAGCGGCTCAACGAGCACGTCACCGGCGAGCGTTGGCCGCCGCACGACGTCCGCCTCGAGAAGCTCGAGGAGGCCATCGAGATCATCCGGCTGCTCTGGGAGGGCGGCGAGAAGACCTACCGCGGCGACCACTTCACCGTCGAGAACGCCCGCGTGTTCACGCTCCCGGACGAGCTCCCGCCCGTCGTGGTGGCCGCGGGCGGCGAGACCTCCGCGGCCGCGGCGGGACACTACGGCGACGGCCTCATGTCCACCTCGCCCGACGAGGGCCTCGTCGACCGGTACGAGGAGGGCAACGAGGGCGAGACGGAGCCGCACTTCGGCCAGTTCCACGCCTGCTACGCGGAGGACGAGGACGACGCGATCGAGACGGCCCTCGAGACGTGGCCCAACGCCGCGATGGCCGGCGAACTCGGCCGCGAACTCGCCACGCCGGCCCACTACGAGCAGACCGCGACGATGGTCGACCGGGAGGACATCGCCGAACAGGTCGTCTGCGGCCCCGACGCGGACGACTTCATCGAGAAGATCGAGGCGTTCGTCGATAGCGGCTTCGAAAGCGTTCACGTCCACCAGATCGGCCAGCAGCAGGAGGAGTTCCTGGAGTTCTACGAGGAAGAGGTCATGCCGTCGTTCTGAGGGCGGCGAGGTCTACTCTACTCCTCGCACTCCGGCAGCCGAACGATGGAGAGCCAGAACTGCTCGAAGGACTGGACGACCTCGATGAAGTCCACCGGGTCGACGGGCTTCGTGAGGTAGGCGTTGGCGTTCAACTCGTAGGACTTGACGACGTCCTCCTGGGCCTCCGAACTCGTCAGGACGACGACCGGGACGTACTGGAGGGTCTCGTCGGCGCGCATCTCCTCGAGGACCTCGTCGCCGTTCTTCCGCGGGAGGTTCAAGTCGAGGAGGACGATGTCCGGACAGGGCGCGTCGGCGTACTCGCCGCGCTTGAAGAGGAAGTCCAGCGCCTCGACGCCGTCCTCGACGACGTGGAGGTCGTTGTCGATCTGGCCCTCCTTGAACGCCTCCTGGGTGAGGCGGACGTCGCCGGGGTTGTCCTCGACGAGCAGTATCTGCGCCGGATCGCCGTCGATCCCGTCGCTCATCGGACGACCCCGCAGCAGACCCCGCCGCAGTCCGGAACCGGATGCATGGTACCTCCGTGACCACCGAGACAGTTAAGTACCACGCTGGACGACGCGGCCGACGACCCCGACCGCCGGCCGGGCGGTCAGTACTCGTCCAGGGTGGTGTTGACGCCCTTGCGGACGTCCACGACGAGCGCCTCGAGGTCCAGACCCAGCACGTCCTCGGTCGCCTGCCCGACGCGCTCGGCGACGTCCTCGGGGGCGTAGACGCCCATCCGCCACTGCTCCTTCTGGGCCCGGCGGAGCGCCTTCACCATCGTGGACTGGCTGTCGAGTTTCCGGACCTCGCCGTTGACGACCACCCGGCTCGTCGACTCGCGCATCTTCGGCCGCGAGGGGACGTCGAGGATGACGGCCTCCTCGTCGACGTTCGCCCGGTCGGCGATGTCGCGCTCGTACTCGCGGATCGCCTCGTGGTCGGCCTCGAGGACCGCCTCCGGGACGTCCCTGATCTCCGCCCAGACCGCCCGCTTGTAGAGGTCCCGGGTGTCGAGCATCCGGGCGAACTCGGCGGTCGCCCCGCAGGTCCGCAGCGCGACGGTCAGGTCGCGGTCGTCCATCCGGCGGAGCTCCCGGGGCTCGACCGCCCCGGCGTCCAGCAGCGCCTCCGTCGCCCGGCGGAGCATCGCCTTCGAGATGCGGGCGACGTGGTGGTTGTAGACGACGGGGTTCATGAGCGCCCGGGCGAGCAGCAGCGACTCGGCGGTCTGGACGTTCCCCTCCGCGAGGACGAGTTCGCCGTCGACGAACCGCAGCTCACGGACGAGCCGGCCGGTGTCGATGGTGCCGTAGGGGACGCCGGTGTGGTGGGCGTCCCGGACGAGGTAGTCCATCCGGTCGACGTCGAGCTCCCCCGAGACGAGCTGGCCGAACTCGCCCTCGCCGGCCACCAGGTCGGCGACCGTGCCGGGGTCGATGTCGTGCAAGGCGAGGACCCGCTCGACCTCGCCGCCCTCCAGGAGGTCGCCGACCTCGTCGTGCATCTTGCCGGTGTGGCGGGCGACGATGTCCTCGATGTTGTGGCTGAACGGGCAGTGGCCGACGTCGTGGAGGATGGCGGCGGCCCGCAGGCGCTCGGCGGTCCGGCCCTCGAGGTTGAGGTGCTCCAGTGCCTGGGTGGCGAGGTGGTAGACGCCCAGGGAGTGCTCGAACCGGGTGTGGTTCGCGCTCGGGTAGACGAGCTCCGCGGTGCCGAGCTGCTTGATCCGGCGGAGTCGCTGGACCTCGGGGGTGTCGAGGAGGTCCTCGGCGACCCCCTCGACCGCGATGTGGTCGTGGACGCTGTCCTTGATGGTGGCCATTACCCCCGGTTTCGCCTTGATGGGTTAAAAACCGTCGTCCCCGAAACGGCCGGCTCCGGCTTCCTGTACCTACTCGACGACCACCGACCGGGTCTCCGCGTCGTAGGTCTCGACCAGTCCCCACGCGACGAGCCCGGCGGCCGCGAACCCAACCGCGCTCGCGCCCGCGAAGGCGAGTTCGTAGCTGTACAGCGTCGCGACGCCGCCGACGAGCGTGGGGCCGACGACCCCGCCCACCCCCTTCGCCGTCTCGCGGATACCCAGCAGTTCCGACTCGCGTTCGATGGGGGCGACGTCGCTGACGAACGCCAGGGAACCGATCGTCATCGCCGAGAACGACCCGCCGAGGACGACGAACGTCGCCACGCCCGCGGCGAGGCGGAGCGGGCCGGGCGGAGCGGCGGTCAACCCGGCGGCCATGAGGGCGAAGACGGCGCTGCCGGCCATTCCGACGACGACCAGCGGCTTCCGGCCGACGTGGTCGGCGACGACGCCGAGCCCGTACATGAAGCCGACCTGGGAGCCGTGGTTGAACGCCAGCAGGACGCCCATCAGCACCTGGGAGACGCCGACGACGGTGACGAGGTACGGCGCCACGACTGACATGATACCCAGCACCGCGACGTTGCGCAGTGCCGTGGCGACGTAGAGCCACAGCAGCCCGTTCCGGGTCAAGTGGGACCGCTCGTCCGGCGCCGGGAAGAGCCGGCGTCGGGTCTCGGCCAGCACCTCGCGGGCGGTCGGGTCCGCGTCCGGAGAGGGCGTCGGGTCGACGACGAAGACCAGCGCGACCGTCGAGACGAACGTCACCGCCGCGACGGCCCAGTAGATGTCGACCGGCGTGACGTACTCCAGCAGCCCGCCGGCGACGACGTAGCCGAGCGCGAACCCGCCCGAGCGGGTGCTGTTGAAGATGCCGATGGACCGGCCCCGTCCCGTCGTCCCGCCGTGGTGGCTGACGATGGCGAGGGCGACCGGCGCGAAGCCGGCGAGGAACGCGGCGTAGACGCCTCGCGATCCGATCGCGACCGCGACGGTGTCGGCGACGAGCAGCGGGAGGATCGCCAGGACGCCGCCGATCCCGGTGACGATCAGCACCTGTCGCCGACGGCCGGTGATGTCCGCGAGCGCGCCCCAGAACGGCGAGAACAGCATCAGCCCGGCGTAGTAGGCGGTCCCCACGAGGCCGGCGGCGAACGCCGACGCCCGCGCCTCGACGACCACGGCCAGGGCCGTTCCCATCAGGATGGCGCCTGCGAACCGGGCGAACGTCGCCACCCCCAGCGTCGCCCACTGCCGACGACTCGTCATACCGGACGGTGCGAGCGCCGGGGGTGGTAAGCGGCGCGATTCGTGCCGACCTGAAGCTTCGTGGGGCCGGACCGCCGACCCTCCAGGTATGCACCACCTCGTCGCGACCGACTCCGTCCACACGACGGCCGCCGCCTGCGACTACCTGGCCGAGCGGCTCGGTTCCGACGACCGCGTCACCGTGGTCTCGGTCCCCGGGGAAGACGCCAGGGACGCGGACGACGCGCTCAACGTGGCGAACGCGCGATTGATCGGTACCGCGGAGGTCGAGACCGAGCGGCTGGACGGCGATGCCGACCCGGCGAGCGCGGTCCTCGCCGCCGCGAACGCCCGGAACGCGGACGTCATCGTCGTCGGTCCCCACGCCGGCACGCCGAGTGCGGGGCCTGCCCTGGGCAGTACGGCCCGACGGATCGTCGAGGGCGCCGACGTCCCCGTGGTGGTCGTCCCGCTGTCGCTGTAGCCCGTCGGCGCGGACGTTGATAAGGCCCGCCACCCAAGACGCGCCATGGAACTGCTCGTCCTGCGCGAGGGGGTCCACCGACTGTCGGCCGCGGCGTACGCCGACGAGCTCCGGTCGCGCCTCGACGGTCACACGGTCCGGCACGCGCGTACCCCGGCCGAGGAACGGCGGCTCGTCGCCGACGCGGCCGTCGTCACCGGCCCCCGTATCGACGCCGACCTGCTCGAACGGGCCGACGACCTCGACCTCTTCGCGTGCGCCTACGCGGGCTACGGTCACCTCCCGCTGGACCACCTCGAAGCCGCCGGCGTCGCGGTGACGAACGCCGCCGGCGTACACGCGCCGAACGCCTCGGAGCACGCGGTCGGCGCGATCCTGACCTTCTCGCGCCGCTTCCACGAGGTCGCGCGGGCGGAGACGTGGCAGCCCGTCGACCCCGGAGAACTCGCCGGATCGACGGTGACGGTCGTCGGGCTCGGAGCCATCGGCAGCGCGGTCGTCGACCGGCTGGAACCGTTCGACGTGACGACCCTCGGCGTCCGCCGCCGCCCCGAGAAGGGTGGTCCTGTGGACGAGGTGTTCGGCCAGGACGACCTCCACGAGGCGCTGTCCCGGACTGACTTCCTCGTCCTCTGCTGTCCGCTGACCGAGGAGACGCGCGGGCTGATCGGCGAGTCCGAGTTGACGACGCTGCCGCAGGGGGCCGTCCTGGTGAACATCGCCCGCGGCGAGGTCGTCGAGACCGACGCTCTCGTCCGGTCACTCCGCAGCGGACGACTGGGCGGCGCCGCCCTCGACGTCACCGACCCCGAGCCGCTCCCGGACGACCACCCGCTCTGGAACCTCGACGACGTGCTCGTGACGCCGCACTCCGCGGGCGCGACGCCGAAGTACTACGAGCGGCTCGCGGACGTCGTCGCCGACAACGTCGGACGACTGGTCGAGGACCGACCGCTCCGCAACCAGGTCCGGCCCGGCGAAAACGATTAACTCGCGGCCGGCGAAGGCACGACGATGACGCGGTACCTCGTGGCGACGTCCTCGACGGCGACCACGGAGGCCGCCTGCGGGTACCTCTCCGAGAAGCTCGAGCCGGAGGACGTAGTCTACGTCCTGACCGTCGACGTCCCGGAGGAGCCCGACGACCGGGTGGCGGCACTCGACGTCGCGCAGGTCGAGTTGACCGACATCGTCGAGGTCCTGACGATCCGCCGCGAGGGGCTGCCGGCCCGGGAGATCGTCCGGTTCTCGCGCGACAACGACGTCGACGAGATCATCATGGGACCGGCGCGGGGCGGCGGGATCACCACCATCGGGTCGACGACCCGTGCGGTCCTCAACAAGGTGGACAAGCCGGTGTTCGTGCTCCCGGCGCGGTCGGTCTAGTCCTCAAGCGGCTCGATGAGTTCGATCACGTGGCCGTCGGGGTCTTTCACGAACGCCGTCCGGGCGCCCGCGGCGGGCTGGTCGCCCGGCTCCTCGACGACGCCGTGGTGGTCGATCTCCTCGAAGGCCGCGTCGACGTCCTCGACCTTCACCGCCAGGTGGTCCCAGAGGTCGCCTTCGTCGGATGGGGTCTCTCCCTCGGTGTCGGAGAGCTGCAGTTCGACGCCGTTCCCGTCGGCGACGTAGCGGTTGACCGTCTCGCCGTCTGGGGTCTCGAAGCCCCACGACTCCTCGAAGTCCAGGTTCTCGGTGTACCACTCGACGGAGCGGTCGGCGTCCGCGACGTTGAGACAGGTGTGCAGGATGTCCATGCAGGGCCGGCGCCTGGCTCGGTGATAACACCGACGATGTCTCTCAGAGGTAGAGGGGAAGCACCGCGAGTACCGTTCCGAGGACGACCGAGAGGACGACGAGCCCGAGGAGGTCGAATCTCGACGGTGGTGACGGGAGGTCCGCCGTCCGGGCGTCGTAGCGGTGTTTCTCGACGGCGACGACGTAGCCGACCGTCCCGAGCAGGACTCCGGCGCCGAGCGACCCGACGAGAGCGAGGCCGATCTCCCGGAGCGTCCCGTCGACGAGGGGCGAGCCGACCCGACCGGCGGCCGGGACGAACCCCGCGATCCAGCTGGCGAGCAGGCTGCCGTTGAGGTAGCCGGCGACGAACGACAGTAGCAATCCCCCGAGGAGGCCGATTCCCGCGACGGCGAGGTAGACGGTCCCGGATACCTCGCCGACGACGAGGAGTCGGGCCGCTTCCAGTCCCGCGACCAGCAGCGCCAGCCCCAGCGCGATGCCGCAGAAGTACGCGGTGAGTCGCGGCGACCGACCGGCCAGATGTTCTCGCATACGGGCCACTGTCGGCCGACTCATACGACGGTTTCGGTGGGCGAACAGGCGGCACGTTCCCGACTGCGGTCCGTGTGCCGCACTCCCGCCCGGGCGGACCGCAGGCGTCTCTCAGCGCACACGGCCGATGGTCCCGTTCTGGTACTTGAACTTACGGGGTCAGATAGCTGGAGCATCCGCGAGCGCTTCGCGCTCTCGGTTCGCCGGACGCGAGCGGTTCCGCGAAACGTATCTATTTTAGATGTAGCCTTCCTCGAGCAGCAGTTCGCCGTTCAGCACGGAGGCGCCGGCGGCGCCGCGGATGGTGTTGTGCGCGAGGCAGTTGTACTGGACGCCGTGCGGCGTCGCCTCGATGCCGCCCGCGGCCACCGACATGCCGTCGCCGAGCATCCGGTCCATGCGGGGCTGGGGCCGCATCGGGTCCTCGAAGACCTCGATGAGCTGGTCGGGCGAGGAGTGGAGGTCGAC includes:
- a CDS encoding thiolase family protein, with product MSTPVIVDAVRTPFGKRDGSFSDTHPQDLAAEPLTALRERNDFDPETVEDVIYGCVTPVDEQGLNIARLAPMVAGWGDGVPGVQLNRMCGSGQQAINFAAGQVAAGHHDVIIAGGVEHMTRVPMGSDGQSVTDTYFEYFDELTTQGEGAERIAEEYGFSREYLDELAAESQSRWGEAAEAGKYDDQVVPVETDLEGDSVTVEEDEHPRPSTTVEKLSQLPPSFRSPENGYHHAGNSSGIVDGSGGLLIASEEAAEEHGWDPMARIVDSHVVGVDPITMLTGPIPATKEILEQNDMSIDDIDRFEVNEAFAAVVAAWLEETGADWEDTNVWGGAIAHGHPLGATGSALVGKLPYQLEECDGQYGLSTMCIGFGQGIATIIERL
- a CDS encoding NifU family protein — translated: MTTHSIDPADDGSTAAAVDEDDLRERITVFLQRNFPQIEMHGGSAAIQHLDLEAGSVRIRLGGACSGCGISPMTTQALKTRLVQEIPEISAVETETGVGDEGTPQGFDADDVPF
- a CDS encoding biotin--[acetyl-CoA-carboxylase] ligase; this encodes MQETRRRVLEGLADGPVSGPDLADRLEVSRAAVWKHVEALREAGFAVESRDDGYVLAGVPEFGGAAVEFGLDAPFEVEFHDSIGSTNDRARALAGEGAADVVVLADEQTGARGRLDRAWSSPSGGVWLSIVCRPDLPPAQVPVYTLAAAVATTEAVREVGVDAGIKWPNDVLVGDDEKKLVGILTEMEGEADRVSWVVVGIGLNANVDADEVPETATTIGEQVGDVDRADLTRRILERFDELRADPESVLPAWRDLATTLGRRVRVETPGGEVVGEAVDVEFPGTLVVATDDGEKRVSAGDCEHLRPA
- a CDS encoding universal stress protein, with protein sequence MYNCILVPTDGSAGMSRVIDHASDLADAHDAAVHFLYVVNTASFANLPMETSWESVTTMLRDEGEDALRAAEERSRADRVVTAMREGPPSREIVDYATEEGCDLIVMGTHGRGGLNRLLLGSVAERVVRSSEVPVLTVRVGATDEDAREADLQREEALPGDERQKPARADPGATEILE
- a CDS encoding amidohydrolase family protein, which translates into the protein MELPGTILAGEDYEPVEGRVVVEDGEIVEVEETATASTDIICPAFVNAHTHVGDSIAKEAGRGLSLDELVAPPDGLKHRLLEEASREELVESMQRSLEFMEAGGTTAFLEFREGGVAGVEALLDAAGNLDVEPVVFGREEVEVLDVADGFGASGARDADFSAERKAAHEAGKPFGIHAGERDAHDINSALDLEPDFLVHMVHAEEIHLERVEDSDTPIAVCPRSNLVTGVGVPPVADLLERTTVALGTDNVMLNSPSMFREMEFTAKLCDVTAPEVLRMATRAGAEIAGLNCGVIEPGREARLLVLDGDSDNLAGVRDPVRAVVRRAGVDDVADVISP
- a CDS encoding TIGR03557 family F420-dependent LLM class oxidoreductase, whose translation is MPELGYACLSEQHEPDEMVEYVADAERRGVDYAMVSDHYHPWTTAQGESPFVWGVLGAIAHGTERIPVGTAVTAPIIRIHPAVVAQAAATAATQLDGRFIFGVGTGERLNEHVTGERWPPHDVRLEKLEEAIEIIRLLWEGGEKTYRGDHFTVENARVFTLPDELPPVVVAAGGETSAAAAGHYGDGLMSTSPDEGLVDRYEEGNEGETEPHFGQFHACYAEDEDDAIETALETWPNAAMAGELGRELATPAHYEQTATMVDREDIAEQVVCGPDADDFIEKIEAFVDSGFESVHVHQIGQQQEEFLEFYEEEVMPSF
- a CDS encoding response regulator encodes the protein MSDGIDGDPAQILLVEDNPGDVRLTQEAFKEGQIDNDLHVVEDGVEALDFLFKRGEYADAPCPDIVLLDLNLPRKNGDEVLEEMRADETLQYVPVVVLTSSEAQEDVVKSYELNANAYLTKPVDPVDFIEVVQSFEQFWLSIVRLPECEE
- a CDS encoding HD domain-containing protein; this translates as MATIKDSVHDHIAVEGVAEDLLDTPEVQRLRRIKQLGTAELVYPSANHTRFEHSLGVYHLATQALEHLNLEGRTAERLRAAAILHDVGHCPFSHNIEDIVARHTGKMHDEVGDLLEGGEVERVLALHDIDPGTVADLVAGEGEFGQLVSGELDVDRMDYLVRDAHHTGVPYGTIDTGRLVRELRFVDGELVLAEGNVQTAESLLLARALMNPVVYNHHVARISKAMLRRATEALLDAGAVEPRELRRMDDRDLTVALRTCGATAEFARMLDTRDLYKRAVWAEIRDVPEAVLEADHEAIREYERDIADRANVDEEAVILDVPSRPKMRESTSRVVVNGEVRKLDSQSTMVKALRRAQKEQWRMGVYAPEDVAERVGQATEDVLGLDLEALVVDVRKGVNTTLDEY
- a CDS encoding MFS transporter, whose protein sequence is MTSRRQWATLGVATFARFAGAILMGTALAVVVEARASAFAAGLVGTAYYAGLMLFSPFWGALADITGRRRQVLIVTGIGGVLAILPLLVADTVAVAIGSRGVYAAFLAGFAPVALAIVSHHGGTTGRGRSIGIFNSTRSGGFALGYVVAGGLLEYVTPVDIYWAVAAVTFVSTVALVFVVDPTPSPDADPTAREVLAETRRRLFPAPDERSHLTRNGLLWLYVATALRNVAVLGIMSVVAPYLVTVVGVSQVLMGVLLAFNHGSQVGFMYGLGVVADHVGRKPLVVVGMAGSAVFALMAAGLTAAPPGPLRLAAGVATFVVLGGSFSAMTIGSLAFVSDVAPIERESELLGIRETAKGVGGVVGPTLVGGVATLYSYELAFAGASAVGFAAAGLVAWGLVETYDAETRSVVVE
- a CDS encoding universal stress protein, which encodes MHHLVATDSVHTTAAACDYLAERLGSDDRVTVVSVPGEDARDADDALNVANARLIGTAEVETERLDGDADPASAVLAAANARNADVIVVGPHAGTPSAGPALGSTARRIVEGADVPVVVVPLSL